In one window of Flavobacterium ginsengisoli DNA:
- the hypA gene encoding hydrogenase maturation nickel metallochaperone HypA, with translation MHELSIVTSIVKIAKQEVDKIGGNKALEIYLQIGKLSGIEMSSFHFIWPQCINGTVLRDAKLFIEEPEGRAKCAECETKFQIEKSFDSCPNCNSPFKEIITGKELKIKKIIIK, from the coding sequence ATGCATGAACTTTCTATAGTTACTTCAATCGTAAAAATTGCTAAACAAGAGGTAGATAAAATAGGAGGAAACAAAGCCTTAGAGATTTACTTGCAAATAGGAAAATTATCTGGCATTGAAATGAGTTCTTTTCATTTTATCTGGCCGCAATGCATAAACGGAACCGTTTTAAGAGATGCAAAATTGTTTATAGAAGAACCTGAAGGAAGAGCAAAATGCGCTGAATGTGAAACGAAATTCCAAATCGAAAAAAGTTTTGACAGTTGTCCAAATTGTAACAGTCCTTTTAAAGAAATCATAACAGGAAAAGAGTTGAAAATAAAGAAAATAATCATTAAATAA
- the hypE gene encoding hydrogenase expression/formation protein HypE: MEKNSEVIHLHHGSGGEHMTKLLNEVIFKILKNDVLEVRHDGAFLDVQGSLAFSTDSYVISPIFFKGGNIGELAVNGTVNDLAMCGAVPKYLSLALIIEEGFGLEEFIQIIKSVKKAADKANVKIVTGDTKVVERGKGDKIYINTSGIGVIHEKANIKAQNIKENDVIIINGAIASHGMAIMSEREGLEFDSDILSDTTNLNHTVVDLITQFGDKIHFLRDATRGGLASVLHEISAEINLGISLLEENIKVENQVKSACELLGLDPLYVANEGIFVCVAAPEIKDEVLRILQKANPKASEIGFVTAEHPSKIIIESAFGGKRVVNPLVGEQLPRIC, from the coding sequence ATGGAAAAAAATAGTGAAGTAATTCATTTGCATCATGGCAGTGGTGGTGAACATATGACAAAATTGCTGAATGAAGTGATTTTTAAAATTTTAAAGAATGATGTTTTAGAAGTTCGCCATGATGGTGCATTTTTAGACGTACAAGGCAGTTTAGCATTTTCTACAGACAGCTATGTCATTTCGCCTATATTTTTTAAAGGTGGTAATATTGGCGAGTTAGCTGTAAATGGTACTGTAAATGATCTTGCGATGTGTGGTGCAGTTCCTAAATATCTTTCACTTGCTTTAATTATAGAAGAAGGTTTCGGTTTGGAAGAATTTATTCAAATCATTAAATCAGTAAAAAAAGCTGCTGATAAGGCAAATGTCAAAATCGTTACTGGAGACACAAAAGTTGTAGAAAGAGGAAAAGGAGATAAAATTTATATCAATACTTCTGGAATTGGAGTTATTCATGAAAAAGCGAATATTAAAGCTCAAAATATTAAGGAGAATGATGTTATAATCATAAATGGAGCAATAGCTTCGCACGGAATGGCAATTATGTCAGAACGTGAAGGATTAGAATTCGACAGCGATATTTTAAGCGATACAACAAATTTAAACCATACAGTTGTAGATTTAATAACACAATTTGGAGATAAAATTCATTTTTTAAGAGATGCTACTCGTGGCGGATTGGCTTCAGTTTTACATGAAATATCGGCAGAAATTAATTTAGGAATTTCACTTTTAGAAGAGAATATAAAAGTAGAAAATCAGGTAAAAAGCGCTTGTGAATTATTAGGATTAGATCCGCTTTATGTTGCCAATGAAGGGATTTTTGTTTGCGTTGCTGCGCCAGAAATTAAAGATGAGGTATTGAGAATTTTGCAAAAAGCAAATCCAAAAGCATCAGAAATTGGTTTTGTCACTGCTGAACATCCTTCAAAAATAATTATTGAAAGTGCTTTTGGAGGCAAAAGAGTGGTAAACCCTTTAGTGGGAGAACAGTTGCCACGAATTTGTTAA
- a CDS encoding PAS domain S-box protein: MAANCSFFNLILSGISTVGSTFESIVTRWYVFNSDIIYYNNHKLFVLGLSLFAFLSLLVYQFFRIKAKIGYFIEKKKEQDTVGREYQLYILFFGIAVIIIEIINEIFKIRPKSLLIVNVLIGIFVLVIYTITNKIKWVRDHIQQIFISCFFVYISYVAYNIVTLSSDVVPIIVFLISFFFSYNILKPIKIYWLFVALTFSFLIATVAFQLIPIKSSILLINFCILIFIINQVKYAVLLDNRDNFRFASEIVHKGNSLTIASNQKGEILFCGETITPILGYQPDQVMGLKFWELTENLESNEKLNLVRNQENKLYIRKLKAESGEYKYIQWKDKKFSDDLIISIGQDVTEQVIVQDQYKNLIETATDIIFEIDADGHFTFINEFGISALGYTQNEIIKKHYSNFIHDNYISSAVDFYENLVLNENNYPIIEIPILKKNGDEIWISQKIIVRKNDLGLTAGFSGIARDITEKKNIENEKKRRLKKIEAYNNSTKKLSTTDFSKYDDLNTVIDLILKEATSISNTNRVSFWKYDNDLITCKNLFSIDNQSLSDKNILNKESYPIYFETLNNKAIINAPDVFNKLETSEFEKLYFTKNNIKSMLDVPIFLTGQLAGVACFESTEQKREWDNEDINYARTISDVISLAISSQMRLEAERKLELKSQLLSALSLCTEKFLLSKTTHQMFQETYQIIGKATKVDHMYYYEKDPIYNTVSQKYKWSREGVVHQITPLHHMTEENLQEIYDVASQRKILNTFTRNLNDGFFKKLLIDNEIQSILILPIYINDLFTGFIGFDDCTTERKWSEDEINIFQVLANNISSALERNRNETKIIESEEKFKLIANNIPGTVYLSKFDAFSTKIFLNDEVLNLTGYSKSEFIENNLSFLSLIHPDDKEEVINNQIDNLQHGMPLHNVYRIQRKSGEFIWIEEFGDVIKRDDEIEFVGGIYFDITSKKEIEDAIKAKQLAEAANKSKSDFLANMSHEIRTPLNGIIGFTHLLMKTELEEIQEKYMTTINQSAHSLLEIINDILDFSKIEAGKLELFIDLYDIKKILGQVFDLIVYESNKKNLELELNIDPDVPKYIWTDIVRLKQILINLLSNAVKFTTEGSIKLNVSVLEKNHNNNCVLRFAVIDTGIGILEKNQKKIFKAFLQEDSSTTRKFGGTGLGLTISNQLLALMESRLQLESKIDEGSTFFFDLNLKTSNQSINDKYNAELKSLDIDLDSDEIETNDNNITFLIVEDNKVNMLLLKTIIKNLYHNAFIFECENGYEAIQQFEKINPTLIFMDIQMPIMNGYETAKAIRNTKKGRDIPIIAVTAGAEKEERNKCISAGMDDYISKPIMKGTVEEALVKWLG; encoded by the coding sequence ATGGCCGCAAACTGTAGTTTTTTCAATTTGATTCTTTCAGGAATTTCCACTGTTGGAAGTACCTTCGAATCGATTGTGACTAGGTGGTATGTATTTAATTCAGACATAATTTACTACAATAACCATAAGCTTTTTGTTTTAGGTTTATCGCTCTTTGCATTTTTGTCGCTTCTAGTTTACCAATTTTTTAGAATTAAAGCTAAAATTGGATACTTCATCGAAAAAAAGAAAGAACAAGATACCGTTGGCAGAGAATATCAGCTTTATATTTTATTTTTTGGTATTGCAGTTATTATTATTGAGATCATAAATGAGATCTTTAAAATTAGACCTAAAAGTCTATTAATAGTCAATGTTCTAATTGGTATTTTTGTTCTTGTTATCTACACTATAACAAACAAAATTAAATGGGTAAGAGATCACATTCAACAGATTTTCATTTCCTGCTTCTTTGTTTATATCAGTTACGTGGCTTACAACATTGTTACTTTAAGCAGTGATGTTGTACCAATTATTGTCTTCCTGATTTCATTTTTCTTTTCTTACAACATACTTAAGCCCATAAAAATATACTGGCTTTTTGTTGCGTTAACATTTAGCTTTTTAATAGCAACAGTTGCATTTCAGCTAATTCCAATAAAATCTTCTATTTTATTAATCAATTTCTGCATCCTTATTTTCATCATAAACCAAGTAAAATATGCAGTTTTATTAGACAATAGAGACAATTTTAGATTTGCAAGCGAAATTGTTCATAAAGGAAATTCGCTTACAATAGCATCCAACCAAAAAGGCGAAATACTTTTTTGCGGCGAAACCATAACCCCTATTTTAGGATACCAACCTGATCAGGTTATGGGTTTAAAATTCTGGGAATTGACTGAAAATTTAGAATCCAACGAAAAATTAAATCTTGTTAGAAATCAAGAAAACAAACTTTACATTAGAAAATTAAAAGCCGAAAGCGGTGAATATAAATACATTCAATGGAAAGATAAAAAATTCTCAGACGACCTAATTATTAGCATTGGACAAGACGTAACAGAACAAGTTATTGTTCAGGATCAATATAAAAATCTAATTGAAACGGCAACAGATATTATTTTTGAAATCGATGCTGACGGTCATTTTACTTTTATAAATGAATTTGGCATTTCTGCTCTTGGATACACTCAAAACGAAATAATCAAAAAGCATTATTCTAATTTCATTCATGATAACTATATCAGTAGTGCTGTTGATTTTTATGAAAATTTGGTGCTTAACGAAAATAATTATCCGATTATCGAAATTCCTATTTTGAAGAAGAATGGTGATGAAATATGGATTTCACAAAAAATTATTGTTCGAAAAAACGACTTAGGATTAACGGCTGGATTTTCTGGAATTGCGCGAGATATTACCGAGAAGAAAAACATCGAAAACGAGAAAAAAAGACGTCTTAAAAAAATTGAAGCCTATAATAATTCGACCAAAAAATTATCTACAACAGACTTTAGCAAATACGATGATTTAAATACGGTTATAGACTTAATCTTAAAAGAAGCGACCTCTATAAGCAATACGAACCGCGTAAGTTTCTGGAAATACGACAATGATTTAATTACCTGCAAAAACCTTTTTAGCATAGACAATCAAAGTTTAAGCGATAAAAACATCTTAAATAAAGAATCCTATCCTATTTATTTTGAAACCTTAAACAATAAAGCCATTATTAACGCGCCAGACGTATTCAATAAACTGGAAACTTCTGAGTTTGAAAAGCTTTATTTTACAAAAAACAATATCAAATCGATGCTAGATGTACCTATTTTCTTAACAGGCCAATTAGCAGGTGTTGCTTGTTTTGAAAGTACAGAACAAAAACGAGAATGGGATAATGAAGACATTAATTATGCGAGAACTATCTCTGATGTAATTTCACTTGCAATTTCTTCACAAATGCGTTTAGAAGCAGAAAGAAAATTAGAACTTAAAAGTCAGCTCTTGTCTGCACTTTCTCTATGTACCGAAAAGTTTCTCTTGAGCAAAACTACTCATCAGATGTTTCAGGAAACCTATCAAATTATAGGAAAAGCGACCAAAGTAGATCATATGTATTACTACGAAAAGGATCCGATTTACAATACCGTTAGTCAAAAATATAAATGGTCGCGTGAAGGTGTTGTCCATCAAATTACTCCTCTGCACCATATGACAGAAGAAAATCTTCAAGAAATTTATGATGTTGCTTCGCAAAGAAAAATTCTAAACACATTTACAAGAAATCTTAATGATGGCTTTTTCAAAAAACTACTTATAGATAATGAAATTCAATCGATCTTAATTCTGCCAATTTACATTAACGATTTATTTACTGGTTTTATTGGTTTTGACGACTGCACTACTGAAAGAAAATGGTCTGAAGACGAAATAAACATCTTTCAGGTATTAGCAAATAATATCTCATCTGCTCTAGAAAGAAACCGAAACGAAACTAAAATTATTGAAAGTGAGGAGAAATTTAAACTGATTGCAAACAACATTCCTGGCACAGTTTATCTATCAAAATTTGATGCCTTCTCTACCAAAATATTCTTAAACGATGAAGTTTTAAATCTTACGGGATATTCAAAATCTGAATTCATTGAAAATAATTTATCTTTCTTATCGTTAATTCATCCAGATGACAAAGAAGAGGTAATTAACAATCAAATCGATAATCTACAGCATGGAATGCCTTTGCATAATGTGTATCGCATTCAACGCAAAAGTGGCGAGTTTATTTGGATTGAAGAATTTGGAGATGTAATTAAACGAGATGATGAAATTGAATTTGTTGGCGGAATTTATTTTGACATTACAAGTAAAAAAGAAATAGAAGATGCTATAAAAGCGAAACAGCTGGCTGAAGCGGCAAACAAATCAAAATCTGACTTCTTGGCTAATATGTCGCACGAAATTAGAACTCCTTTAAACGGAATTATTGGTTTTACACACTTATTAATGAAAACGGAATTGGAGGAAATTCAAGAAAAATACATGACCACGATTAACCAATCAGCTCATTCTCTTCTTGAAATTATAAATGACATTTTGGATTTCTCAAAAATTGAAGCAGGAAAACTGGAACTGTTTATTGACCTATATGATATTAAAAAAATTTTAGGTCAAGTTTTTGATTTAATTGTTTACGAATCGAACAAAAAAAATCTGGAACTTGAATTAAACATTGATCCTGATGTTCCCAAATATATCTGGACAGATATTGTTCGACTAAAACAGATCTTGATTAATCTGCTTTCAAACGCTGTTAAATTCACAACCGAAGGATCTATCAAATTAAACGTTTCGGTTTTAGAGAAGAACCATAACAACAACTGCGTGCTTCGTTTTGCCGTAATCGATACTGGAATTGGAATTCTTGAAAAAAATCAGAAGAAAATCTTTAAAGCTTTTCTACAAGAAGATAGCTCTACAACAAGAAAGTTTGGAGGAACCGGATTAGGCTTAACCATATCTAACCAATTGCTCGCTTTAATGGAAAGTCGTTTACAGTTGGAAAGCAAAATTGACGAAGGAAGCACTTTTTTCTTTGATTTAAATCTAAAAACAAGCAATCAAAGTATAAATGATAAATATAATGCCGAGCTTAAAAGTTTAGATATCGATCTAGATTCTGACGAGATAGAAACAAACGACAACAATATTACTTTTCTAATTGTAGAAGACAACAAGGTAAACATGCTTCTTCTTAAAACAATTATAAAAAATTTATACCATAATGCCTTTATTTTCGAATGCGAAAACGGGTACGAAGCCATTCAACAATTTGAAAAAATAAATCCAACCCTTATTTTTATGGATATTCAAATGCCAATAATGAATGGTTATGAGACTGCAAAAGCCATTAGAAATACTAAAAAAGGACGCGACATTCCGATAATTGCCGTTACGGCTGGCGCTGAAAAAGAAGAACGCAATAAATGCATTTCTGCCGGAATGGACGATTATATTTCTAAACCAATCATGAAAGGAACAGTTGAAGAAGCATTAGTAAAATGGCTAGGATGA
- a CDS encoding PaaI family thioesterase, which yields MNYTKEQILARCNEFSKNTLMETLKIEYIDAGEDFLTAKMPVNPSVHQPMGLLHGGASVALAESVGSAASFFFINPKEQEVRGIEISANHLKSIREGYVFGTARIIHKGRSLHLWEIKITDEEGNLVSLCKLTNMVLDRKKSE from the coding sequence ATGAATTATACAAAAGAGCAGATTTTGGCGCGCTGCAATGAGTTTTCTAAAAACACATTGATGGAAACGTTAAAAATAGAATATATAGACGCCGGAGAAGATTTTTTAACTGCAAAAATGCCTGTAAATCCAAGTGTTCATCAGCCAATGGGATTGTTGCATGGAGGCGCTTCTGTTGCTTTGGCAGAAAGTGTCGGGAGTGCGGCTTCTTTCTTTTTTATCAATCCGAAAGAACAGGAGGTAAGAGGTATCGAGATTTCGGCAAATCATCTAAAAAGCATTCGTGAAGGTTATGTTTTTGGAACAGCCAGAATTATTCACAAAGGAAGAAGTCTTCATCTTTGGGAAATCAAAATTACTGATGAAGAGGGAAATCTGGTTTCGCTTTGCAAATTGACGAATATGGTTTTGGATAGAAAGAAAAGCGAATAA
- the ypfJ gene encoding KPN_02809 family neutral zinc metallopeptidase encodes MKWQGRRQSDNVEDRRSISGGGKALVGGGVIGIIILLLNVFGGETGQQIAPILEQMQGGQSQQTETAAPLSEEDKKMGEYVRTLLAYNEDTWTKIFAEHGMTYEKPKLVLFKGAVQTACGGASSASGPFYCPGDRKVYMDLDFFEELKTKFGAKGGDFAIAYVIAHEIGHHIQTLMGTSSKMRQMQQGKSDAEANKLSVALELQADFYAGVWAHDNQKDLDVGDIDEALSAANAVGDDAIQSKMQGHVVPDSFTHGTSEQRMYWFKKGFTTGDIKQGTTFEDIR; translated from the coding sequence ATGAAATGGCAAGGCAGAAGACAAAGTGACAATGTAGAAGACAGAAGATCAATTTCTGGCGGTGGCAAAGCACTAGTCGGCGGTGGAGTTATTGGGATTATTATTTTACTGCTTAATGTTTTTGGAGGCGAAACAGGTCAGCAAATAGCGCCAATTCTAGAACAAATGCAAGGTGGACAATCCCAACAAACAGAAACTGCAGCTCCTCTAAGCGAGGAAGATAAAAAAATGGGCGAATATGTAAGGACTTTACTTGCATACAATGAAGATACGTGGACAAAGATTTTTGCAGAACATGGAATGACCTACGAAAAACCAAAATTAGTTCTTTTTAAAGGCGCTGTACAAACTGCTTGCGGCGGAGCATCATCTGCTTCAGGTCCTTTTTATTGCCCAGGCGATCGCAAAGTATATATGGATTTAGATTTTTTTGAAGAGTTAAAAACTAAATTTGGCGCAAAAGGAGGCGATTTTGCGATTGCATACGTTATTGCGCATGAAATTGGCCATCATATTCAAACCTTAATGGGAACATCTTCTAAAATGCGTCAAATGCAGCAAGGAAAAAGCGATGCAGAAGCTAATAAATTATCTGTAGCCTTAGAATTACAAGCTGATTTTTATGCTGGAGTTTGGGCACACGATAACCAGAAAGATCTTGATGTAGGAGATATAGATGAAGCTTTAAGTGCTGCAAATGCTGTTGGAGACGATGCTATTCAAAGCAAAATGCAAGGACATGTTGTTCCTGATTCTTTTACTCACGGAACTTCAGAACAAAGAATGTATTGGTTTAAGAAAGGTTTTACAACTGGAGATATTAAACAAGGAACTACATTTGAAGACATTAGATAA
- a CDS encoding HypC/HybG/HupF family hydrogenase formation chaperone, with product MFSSSGRLEKVTVELDETFRIGKVSFEGIIKEVNLALVPEAKIGDYLLVHVGAAIGIIDEDEAKRTMEVLKEMGEDLIE from the coding sequence GTGTTTAGCAGTTCCGGCCGTTTAGAAAAAGTTACAGTAGAACTTGACGAAACTTTTAGAATAGGAAAAGTATCATTTGAGGGTATTATTAAAGAAGTAAATTTAGCTCTCGTTCCAGAGGCTAAAATTGGAGATTATTTGTTAGTTCATGTGGGCGCTGCCATTGGAATTATTGACGAAGATGAGGCTAAACGAACAATGGAGGTTCTTAAGGAAATGGGTGAAGATTTAATTGAGTGA
- the hypB gene encoding hydrogenase nickel incorporation protein HypB codes for MCTTCGCSSDENEIRFTKIGDKNSYSHYHSGHFHRHHHEDHHHEHHSDHDHDHDNHDHQHDHNYGNSHSHEVNIVQLEKDILFKNQLTAERNRGFFEALNIFSINLVSSPGSGKTSLLERTISDLKNKMAFSVIEGDQQTTNDADRIHKLNVPVLQINTGKGCHLDSEMIAKAVKELKPVSDSVLMIENVGNLVCPAMFDLGELKRIVIISVTEGEDKPLKYPDMFSGSQICIINKIDLLPYLKFDLEKLKEYAKKVNPNLIFFEVSATSGEGLSAWYDFLSQSIKQ; via the coding sequence ATGTGTACCACTTGCGGTTGCAGTTCTGATGAAAACGAAATTAGGTTTACTAAAATAGGAGATAAAAATTCCTACTCTCATTATCATTCTGGACATTTTCATCGCCATCATCACGAAGATCATCATCATGAACACCATTCTGATCATGACCATGACCATGACAATCATGACCATCAGCATGACCATAATTATGGGAATTCGCATTCTCATGAAGTTAATATAGTACAGTTGGAGAAAGATATTTTATTTAAAAATCAGCTTACTGCCGAAAGAAACAGAGGCTTTTTTGAAGCATTGAATATTTTCTCTATAAATCTAGTTAGTTCTCCGGGTTCTGGGAAAACATCTTTATTAGAAAGAACAATTTCAGATTTGAAAAACAAAATGGCTTTTTCTGTAATCGAGGGGGATCAGCAGACAACAAATGATGCAGATAGAATTCATAAATTGAATGTTCCTGTATTGCAAATTAATACAGGAAAAGGCTGTCATCTGGATAGCGAAATGATAGCAAAAGCCGTTAAAGAGCTAAAACCTGTTTCAGATTCTGTATTAATGATTGAAAATGTTGGGAATTTAGTTTGTCCTGCAATGTTTGATCTTGGCGAATTAAAACGTATTGTCATTATATCGGTTACCGAAGGAGAAGATAAGCCACTAAAATATCCTGACATGTTTTCGGGATCGCAAATTTGTATTATTAATAAGATTGATTTACTGCCTTATCTGAAATTCGATTTAGAAAAATTAAAAGAATATGCGAAAAAAGTCAATCCGAACTTAATCTTTTTTGAAGTTTCAGCAACGTCAGGAGAAGGATTGTCGGCTTGGTACGATTTTTTGTCTCAATCTATAAAACAATAG
- a CDS encoding chorismate-binding protein, whose amino-acid sequence MNSFFLKIKNHKEQNLPFVLYSKPNTESYVGILQQNNTLYNVSDYSEKGFVFASFDEKQLVLIPENESEIISVHKDPASFEPIEIDDLNFDSEAKFQYEYLVAQGIQAIKNEEFKKVVLSRNEEVPLSKFDFIETFQHLVQLYPATFCYCFFHPKIGLWMGATPEKLLKANGNVFETMALAGTQKDNQETKIIWRQKEKDERQFVTDFIVKRLREFTASVVVSEPYSLKAGSIWHIKTDISGVLKDNSTLEEVIDTLHPTPAVCGLPKKKSKGFIIENENYDRTFYTGFLGELNSTFGEAQASSDLFVNLRCMQIQEEKAILYMGCGITRESVPEKEWEESVNKSMTMKRVLKVRS is encoded by the coding sequence ATGAATTCATTTTTCTTAAAAATTAAAAATCATAAAGAACAAAATTTACCCTTTGTACTTTATTCAAAACCCAATACAGAAAGCTATGTTGGGATTTTACAGCAAAATAATACATTATACAATGTTTCTGATTACAGTGAAAAAGGATTTGTTTTTGCTTCTTTTGATGAAAAACAACTAGTCTTGATTCCTGAAAATGAATCAGAAATTATTTCTGTCCACAAAGATCCAGCTTCATTTGAACCAATCGAGATTGACGATTTAAATTTTGATTCTGAAGCTAAGTTTCAATACGAATATTTGGTAGCACAAGGAATTCAAGCGATAAAAAACGAAGAATTCAAAAAAGTCGTTTTATCGCGAAACGAAGAAGTGCCTTTATCTAAATTTGATTTTATTGAAACGTTTCAGCACTTGGTTCAATTGTATCCAGCAACTTTTTGTTATTGTTTCTTTCATCCTAAAATTGGTTTGTGGATGGGAGCGACTCCAGAAAAACTGCTAAAAGCAAACGGAAATGTTTTTGAAACGATGGCTTTGGCAGGAACGCAAAAAGACAATCAGGAAACTAAAATTATTTGGCGACAAAAAGAAAAAGACGAGCGACAATTTGTAACTGATTTTATTGTAAAAAGGCTTCGAGAATTTACAGCTTCGGTTGTGGTTTCTGAACCTTATAGTTTAAAAGCAGGATCTATTTGGCATATAAAAACCGATATTTCTGGAGTTTTAAAAGATAATTCGACTTTAGAAGAAGTAATCGATACGTTGCATCCAACTCCAGCCGTTTGCGGACTTCCAAAAAAGAAATCGAAAGGATTTATTATTGAAAACGAAAATTATGATAGAACTTTTTACACAGGTTTTCTAGGTGAATTGAACAGCACTTTTGGAGAAGCTCAAGCAAGTTCTGATTTATTTGTAAATTTACGATGCATGCAGATTCAGGAAGAAAAAGCAATTTTATATATGGGTTGCGGAATTACAAGAGAAAGCGTTCCGGAAAAAGAATGGGAAGAAAGCGTCAATAAATCAATGACGATGAAAAGAGTCTTGAAAGTTAGGAGTTAG
- the bshB1 gene encoding bacillithiol biosynthesis deacetylase BshB1, giving the protein MKLDILAFGAHPDDVELGCAGTILKEVSLGKKVGIVDLTRGELGTRGTAEIRDQEAKDAAKILGVLVRENLAMRDGFFVNDEKHQLEVIKMIRKYKPEIVLCNAIDDRHIDHGKGSKLVSDSCFLSGLMKIETSIDGVQQEAWRPKIVYHYIQWKNIIPDFVVDITGFEKKKVEAISAYKTQFYDPNSKEPATPITSKNFFESLNYRAQDLGRLVGKDFAEGFTVERCLAVNSLENLI; this is encoded by the coding sequence ATGAAACTAGATATATTAGCATTTGGTGCACATCCAGACGATGTAGAATTAGGTTGTGCTGGAACAATTTTAAAAGAAGTTTCCCTTGGGAAAAAAGTAGGCATTGTAGATTTAACACGTGGTGAATTAGGAACACGTGGAACTGCAGAAATTAGAGATCAGGAGGCAAAAGATGCGGCTAAGATTTTAGGTGTTTTAGTACGCGAAAATTTAGCAATGCGCGATGGCTTTTTTGTGAATGATGAAAAACATCAATTAGAAGTCATAAAAATGATACGTAAATACAAACCTGAAATTGTATTGTGCAATGCAATAGACGATCGCCATATTGATCATGGAAAAGGAAGCAAACTAGTTTCTGATTCTTGCTTTCTTTCGGGATTAATGAAAATTGAAACTTCGATTGATGGAGTACAGCAAGAAGCGTGGAGACCTAAAATTGTTTATCATTATATTCAATGGAAAAATATTATTCCAGATTTTGTTGTAGATATTACAGGATTTGAAAAAAAGAAAGTAGAAGCGATTTCTGCTTATAAAACCCAATTTTACGATCCGAATTCAAAAGAACCTGCAACACCAATTACAAGTAAAAACTTTTTTGAAAGTCTAAATTACCGCGCGCAGGACTTAGGAAGACTAGTTGGGAAAGATTTTGCAGAAGGTTTTACAGTTGAAAGATGTTTGGCAGTCAATAGCTTAGAAAATTTGATATAA
- a CDS encoding hydrogenase small subunit, producing the protein MEEKNKENETYYNSIERQGYNRRDFLKFVAYIGAYMGVQSSAIGQIAKALETTPRLPVIWEHFQECTCCSESFIRSDHPIVADIILDKISLDYTLTLMAASGHQAEAAKKATMEKYKGEYILCVEGSIPMGADGNYCCIGGRSAVDILKESAAGAKAIIAWGSCATSGCVQAAKPNPTGAVPIHKIITDKPIINVPGCPPIGEVMAGIIVHVVAFGKLPELDSSGRPKAFYSKRVHDSCYRRPYFDAGLFAENFDDENAKKGYCLYKVGRKGPSTYNACGNMKWNGGVSYPIQSGHGCIGCSAKDFWDAGSFYSRDAAVSPGNIEANADTLGKIALGGVAAGIGVHAILSNVSKRKELNQRINQGTENEKHLEDL; encoded by the coding sequence ATGGAGGAAAAAAACAAAGAAAACGAAACCTATTACAATAGTATTGAAAGACAAGGTTACAACAGAAGGGATTTCTTAAAGTTTGTAGCTTATATTGGAGCCTACATGGGCGTTCAAAGTTCGGCAATTGGCCAGATAGCCAAAGCGCTAGAAACTACTCCGCGTTTGCCTGTAATTTGGGAGCATTTTCAGGAATGTACCTGCTGCAGTGAATCCTTCATTCGTTCTGACCATCCTATTGTTGCAGATATTATCCTAGACAAAATTTCTTTAGACTATACTTTGACATTAATGGCCGCATCTGGTCATCAGGCTGAAGCGGCTAAAAAAGCTACTATGGAAAAATATAAAGGAGAATACATCCTTTGCGTTGAAGGTTCTATTCCGATGGGAGCTGATGGAAACTATTGCTGTATTGGCGGCCGAAGTGCTGTAGATATTCTTAAAGAATCTGCAGCAGGAGCAAAAGCTATTATTGCTTGGGGAAGCTGTGCTACATCTGGTTGCGTACAAGCCGCAAAACCAAACCCTACCGGAGCTGTGCCAATTCATAAAATCATAACAGACAAACCTATTATAAATGTTCCTGGCTGTCCTCCTATAGGCGAAGTAATGGCCGGAATTATTGTGCATGTGGTAGCATTTGGAAAACTGCCTGAATTAGACAGTTCTGGACGTCCAAAAGCTTTTTATTCAAAAAGAGTTCATGACAGCTGTTACCGCAGACCTTACTTTGATGCGGGATTATTTGCAGAAAATTTTGATGATGAAAATGCGAAGAAAGGTTATTGCTTATACAAAGTAGGTCGCAAAGGGCCAAGCACTTATAATGCTTGCGGCAATATGAAATGGAATGGCGGTGTTAGTTATCCTATACAATCTGGTCACGGCTGCATTGGTTGCAGTGCTAAAGATTTTTGGGATGCAGGAAGTTTTTATTCCAGAGATGCAGCTGTAAGCCCTGGCAATATTGAAGCTAATGCAGATACTCTGGGAAAAATTGCTCTTGGAGGCGTAGCCGCAGGAATTGGAGTTCATGCTATCCTTTCGAATGTATCGAAAAGAAAAGAGCTTAATCAGAGAATTAATCAAGGAACTGAAAACGAAAAACACTTAGAGGATTTATAA